From the Panthera leo isolate Ple1 chromosome C1, P.leo_Ple1_pat1.1, whole genome shotgun sequence genome, one window contains:
- the FUBP1 gene encoding far upstream element-binding protein 1 isoform X18, whose translation MADYSTVPPPSSGSAGGGGGGGGGGGVNDAFKDALQRARQIAAKIGGDAGTSLNSNDYGYGGQKRPLEDGDQPDAKKVAPQNDSFGTQLPPMHQQQRSVMTEEYKVPDGMVGFIIGRGGEQISRIQQESGCKIQIAPDSGGLPERSCMLTGTPESVQSAKRLLDQIVEKGRPAPGFHHGDGPGNAVQEIMIPASKAGLVIGKGGETIKQLQERAGVKMVMIQDGPQNTGADKPLRITGDPYKVQQAKEMVLELIRDQGGFREVRNEYGSRIGGNEGIDVPIPRFAVGIVIGRNGEMIKKIQNDAGVRIQFKPDDGTTPDRIAQITGPPDRCQHAAEIITDLLRSVQAGNPGGPGPGGRGRGRGQGNWNMGPPGGLQEFNFIVPTGKTGLIIGKGGETIKSISQQSGARIELQRNPPPNADPNMKLFTIRGTPQQIDYARQLIEEKIGGPVNPLGPPVPHGPHGVPGPHGPPGPPGPGTPMGPYNPAPYNPGPPGPAPHGPPAPYAPQGWGNAYPHWQQQAPPDPAKAGTDPNSAAWAAYYAHYYQQQAQPPPAAPAGAPTTTQTNGQGDQQNPAPAGQVDYTKAWEEYYKKMGQAVPAPTGAPPGGQPDYSAAWAEYYRQQAAYYAQTSPQGMPQHPPAPQCLPRPSTLGSAAKSNSAEDAASTKS comes from the exons ATGGCAGACTACTCAACAGTGCCTCCACCTTCCTCTGGCTCAGCTGGTGGTGGAGGCGGCGGCGGTGGTGGTGGAGGAGTTAACGATGCTTTCAAAGATGCGCTGCAGAGAGCACGGCAG attgcAGCAAAAATTGGAGGTGATGCTGGTACATCACTGAATTCAAATGACTATGGTTATGGGGGACAAAAAAGACCTTTGGAAGACGGAG ATCAACCAGATGCTAAGAAAGTTGCTCCTCAAAATGACT CTTTTGGAACACAGTTACCACCGATGCATCAGCAGCAAAG GTCTGTAATGACAGAAGAATACAAAGTTCCAGATGGAATGGTTGGATTTA TAATTGGCAGAGGAGGTGAACAGATCTCACGCATACAACAAGAATCTGGATGCAAAATACAGATAGCTCCTG ACAGTGGTGGCCTTCCAGAAAGGTCTTGTATGTTAACTGGAACACCTGAATCTGTCCA ATCGGCAAAACGGTTACTGGACCAGATTGTAGAAAAGGGAAGACCAGCTCCTGGCTTCCACCATGGTGATGGACCAGGAAATGCAGTTCAAGAAATCATGATTCCAGCTAGCAAAGCAGGATTAGTTATTGGAAAGGGGGGAGAAACTATTAAACAACTTCAG GAGCGGGCTGGAGTTAAAATGGTTATGATTCAAGATGGACCTCAGAACACTGGTGCTGACAAACCTCTTAGGATTACAGGAGACCCATACAAAGTTCAA CAAGCCAAGGAAATGGTGTTAGAGTTAATTCGTGATCAAGGTGGTTTCAGAGAAGTTCGAAATGAGTATGGGTCAAGAATAGGTGGAAATGAAGGGATAGAT GTCCCCATTCCAAGATTTGCTGTTGGCATTGTAataggaagaaatggagagatgattaaaaaaatacaaaatgatgctGGTGTTCGAATTCAGTTTAAGCCAG atgatGGAACAACACCTGATAGAATAGCACAAATAACAGGACCTCCAGACCGATGTCAACACGCTGCAGAAATTATTACAGACCTCCTTCGAAGTGTTCAG GCTGGTAATCCTGGTGGACCTGGACCTGGTGGCCGAGGAAGAGGTAGAGGTCAAGGCAACTGGAACATGGGACCACCTGGTGGACTACAggaatttaatttcattgtacCAACAGGGAAAACTGGATTAATAATAGGAAAAg gaGGTGAAACCATAAAAAGCATAAGCCAACAGTCTGGTGCAAGAATAGAACTTCAGAGAAATCCTCCACCTAATGCAGATCCtaatatgaaattatttacaaTCCGTGGCACTCCACAGCAAATAGACTATGCACGGCAACTTATAGAAGAAAAGATTGGT GGCCCAGTAAATCCTTTAGGGCCACCTGTACCCCATGGGCCCCATGGTGTCCCAGGCCCCCATGGGCCTCCTGGGCCTCCAGGGCCTGGAACTCCAATGGGACCATACAACCCTGCACCTTACAATCCAGGACCACCTGGCCCTGCTCCTCA TGGACCTCCAGCTCCTTATGCCCCCCAGGGGTGGGGAAATGCATATCCACACTGGCAGCAGCAGGCCCCTCCTGATCCAG CTAAGGCAGGAACAGATCCAAATTCAGCAGCTTGGGCTGCCTACTATGCTCACTATTATCAACAGCAAGCACAGCCACCACCTGCAGCTCCTGCCGGTGCACCAACTACAACCCAAACCAATGGACAAG GAGATCAGCAGAATCCAGCTCCAGCTGGACAGGTTGATTATACTAAGGCCTGGGAAGAGTATTACAAGAAAATGG GTCAAGCGGTTCCTGCTCCTACTGGTGCTCCACCAGGTGGTCAGCCAGATTATAGTGCAGCCTGGGCTGAGTACTATAGACAACAAGCAGCCTACTATGCCCAGACAAGTCCCCAGGGAATGCCACAGCATCCTCCAGCACCTCAG TGCCTTCCCAGACCTTCCACCTTAGGTTCTGCTGCAAAAAGCAACAG TGCTGAAGATGCTGCAAGCACCAAATCATAG
- the FUBP1 gene encoding far upstream element-binding protein 1 isoform X5, translating to MADYSTVPPPSSGSAGGGGGGGGGGGVNDAFKDALQRARQIAAKIGGDAGTSLNSNDYGYGGQKRPLEDGDGSWTSPSSTTHWEGMPSPFKDQPDAKKVAPQNDSFGTQLPPMHQQQSRSVMTEEYKVPDGMVGFIIGRGGEQISRIQQESGCKIQIAPDSGGLPERSCMLTGTPESVQSAKRLLDQIVEKGRPAPGFHHGDGPGNAVQEIMIPASKAGLVIGKGGETIKQLQERAGVKMVMIQDGPQNTGADKPLRITGDPYKVQQAKEMVLELIRDQGGFREVRNEYGSRIGGNEGIDVPIPRFAVGIVIGRNGEMIKKIQNDAGVRIQFKPDDGTTPDRIAQITGPPDRCQHAAEIITDLLRSVQAGNPGGPGPGGRGRGRGQGNWNMGPPGGLQEFNFIVPTGKTGLIIGKGGETIKSISQQSGARIELQRNPPPNADPNMKLFTIRGTPQQIDYARQLIEEKIGGPVNPLGPPVPHGPHGVPGPHGPPGPPGPGTPMGPYNPAPYNPGPPGPAPHGPPAPYAPQGWGNAYPHWQQQAPPDPAKAGTDPNSAAWAAYYAHYYQQQAQPPPAAPAGAPTTTQTNGQGDQQNPAPAGQVDYTKAWEEYYKKMGQQGQTQDYSKAWEEYYKKQGQAVPAPTGAPPGGQPDYSAAWAEYYRQQAAYYAQTSPQGMPQHPPAPQCLPRPSTLGSAAKSNRFLFNSSFSAH from the exons ATGGCAGACTACTCAACAGTGCCTCCACCTTCCTCTGGCTCAGCTGGTGGTGGAGGCGGCGGCGGTGGTGGTGGAGGAGTTAACGATGCTTTCAAAGATGCGCTGCAGAGAGCACGGCAG attgcAGCAAAAATTGGAGGTGATGCTGGTACATCACTGAATTCAAATGACTATGGTTATGGGGGACAAAAAAGACCTTTGGAAGACGGAG aTGGCTCTTGGACAAGTCCGAGCAGTACAACACACTGGGAGGGAATGCCCTCTCCTTTTAAAg ATCAACCAGATGCTAAGAAAGTTGCTCCTCAAAATGACT CTTTTGGAACACAGTTACCACCGATGCATCAGCAGCAAAG caGGTCTGTAATGACAGAAGAATACAAAGTTCCAGATGGAATGGTTGGATTTA TAATTGGCAGAGGAGGTGAACAGATCTCACGCATACAACAAGAATCTGGATGCAAAATACAGATAGCTCCTG ACAGTGGTGGCCTTCCAGAAAGGTCTTGTATGTTAACTGGAACACCTGAATCTGTCCA ATCGGCAAAACGGTTACTGGACCAGATTGTAGAAAAGGGAAGACCAGCTCCTGGCTTCCACCATGGTGATGGACCAGGAAATGCAGTTCAAGAAATCATGATTCCAGCTAGCAAAGCAGGATTAGTTATTGGAAAGGGGGGAGAAACTATTAAACAACTTCAG GAGCGGGCTGGAGTTAAAATGGTTATGATTCAAGATGGACCTCAGAACACTGGTGCTGACAAACCTCTTAGGATTACAGGAGACCCATACAAAGTTCAA CAAGCCAAGGAAATGGTGTTAGAGTTAATTCGTGATCAAGGTGGTTTCAGAGAAGTTCGAAATGAGTATGGGTCAAGAATAGGTGGAAATGAAGGGATAGAT GTCCCCATTCCAAGATTTGCTGTTGGCATTGTAataggaagaaatggagagatgattaaaaaaatacaaaatgatgctGGTGTTCGAATTCAGTTTAAGCCAG atgatGGAACAACACCTGATAGAATAGCACAAATAACAGGACCTCCAGACCGATGTCAACACGCTGCAGAAATTATTACAGACCTCCTTCGAAGTGTTCAG GCTGGTAATCCTGGTGGACCTGGACCTGGTGGCCGAGGAAGAGGTAGAGGTCAAGGCAACTGGAACATGGGACCACCTGGTGGACTACAggaatttaatttcattgtacCAACAGGGAAAACTGGATTAATAATAGGAAAAg gaGGTGAAACCATAAAAAGCATAAGCCAACAGTCTGGTGCAAGAATAGAACTTCAGAGAAATCCTCCACCTAATGCAGATCCtaatatgaaattatttacaaTCCGTGGCACTCCACAGCAAATAGACTATGCACGGCAACTTATAGAAGAAAAGATTGGT GGCCCAGTAAATCCTTTAGGGCCACCTGTACCCCATGGGCCCCATGGTGTCCCAGGCCCCCATGGGCCTCCTGGGCCTCCAGGGCCTGGAACTCCAATGGGACCATACAACCCTGCACCTTACAATCCAGGACCACCTGGCCCTGCTCCTCA TGGACCTCCAGCTCCTTATGCCCCCCAGGGGTGGGGAAATGCATATCCACACTGGCAGCAGCAGGCCCCTCCTGATCCAG CTAAGGCAGGAACAGATCCAAATTCAGCAGCTTGGGCTGCCTACTATGCTCACTATTATCAACAGCAAGCACAGCCACCACCTGCAGCTCCTGCCGGTGCACCAACTACAACCCAAACCAATGGACAAG GAGATCAGCAGAATCCAGCTCCAGCTGGACAGGTTGATTATACTAAGGCCTGGGAAGAGTATTACAAGAAAATGG GTCAACAAGGGCAGACACAAGATTATTCAAAAGCTTGGGAGGAATATTACAAGAAGCAAG GTCAAGCGGTTCCTGCTCCTACTGGTGCTCCACCAGGTGGTCAGCCAGATTATAGTGCAGCCTGGGCTGAGTACTATAGACAACAAGCAGCCTACTATGCCCAGACAAGTCCCCAGGGAATGCCACAGCATCCTCCAGCACCTCAG TGCCTTCCCAGACCTTCCACCTTAGGTTCTGCTGCAAAAAGCAACAG
- the FUBP1 gene encoding far upstream element-binding protein 1 isoform X9: MADYSTVPPPSSGSAGGGGGGGGGGGVNDAFKDALQRARQIAAKIGGDAGTSLNSNDYGYGGQKRPLEDGDQPDAKKVAPQNDSFGTQLPPMHQQQSRSVMTEEYKVPDGMVGFIIGRGGEQISRIQQESGCKIQIAPDSGGLPERSCMLTGTPESVQSAKRLLDQIVEKGRPAPGFHHGDGPGNAVQEIMIPASKAGLVIGKGGETIKQLQERAGVKMVMIQDGPQNTGADKPLRITGDPYKVQQAKEMVLELIRDQGGFREVRNEYGSRIGGNEGIDVPIPRFAVGIVIGRNGEMIKKIQNDAGVRIQFKPDDGTTPDRIAQITGPPDRCQHAAEIITDLLRSVQAGNPGGPGPGGRGRGRGQGNWNMGPPGGLQEFNFIVPTGKTGLIIGKGGETIKSISQQSGARIELQRNPPPNADPNMKLFTIRGTPQQIDYARQLIEEKIGGPVNPLGPPVPHGPHGVPGPHGPPGPPGPGTPMGPYNPAPYNPGPPGPAPHGPPAPYAPQGWGNAYPHWQQQAPPDPAKAGTDPNSAAWAAYYAHYYQQQAQPPPAAPAGAPTTTQTNGQGNYGDQQNPAPAGQVDYTKAWEEYYKKMGQQGQTQDYSKAWEEYYKKQGQAVPAPTGAPPGGQPDYSAAWAEYYRQQAAYYAQTSPQGMPQHPPAPQCLPRPSTLGSAAKSNRFLFNSSFSAH; encoded by the exons ATGGCAGACTACTCAACAGTGCCTCCACCTTCCTCTGGCTCAGCTGGTGGTGGAGGCGGCGGCGGTGGTGGTGGAGGAGTTAACGATGCTTTCAAAGATGCGCTGCAGAGAGCACGGCAG attgcAGCAAAAATTGGAGGTGATGCTGGTACATCACTGAATTCAAATGACTATGGTTATGGGGGACAAAAAAGACCTTTGGAAGACGGAG ATCAACCAGATGCTAAGAAAGTTGCTCCTCAAAATGACT CTTTTGGAACACAGTTACCACCGATGCATCAGCAGCAAAG caGGTCTGTAATGACAGAAGAATACAAAGTTCCAGATGGAATGGTTGGATTTA TAATTGGCAGAGGAGGTGAACAGATCTCACGCATACAACAAGAATCTGGATGCAAAATACAGATAGCTCCTG ACAGTGGTGGCCTTCCAGAAAGGTCTTGTATGTTAACTGGAACACCTGAATCTGTCCA ATCGGCAAAACGGTTACTGGACCAGATTGTAGAAAAGGGAAGACCAGCTCCTGGCTTCCACCATGGTGATGGACCAGGAAATGCAGTTCAAGAAATCATGATTCCAGCTAGCAAAGCAGGATTAGTTATTGGAAAGGGGGGAGAAACTATTAAACAACTTCAG GAGCGGGCTGGAGTTAAAATGGTTATGATTCAAGATGGACCTCAGAACACTGGTGCTGACAAACCTCTTAGGATTACAGGAGACCCATACAAAGTTCAA CAAGCCAAGGAAATGGTGTTAGAGTTAATTCGTGATCAAGGTGGTTTCAGAGAAGTTCGAAATGAGTATGGGTCAAGAATAGGTGGAAATGAAGGGATAGAT GTCCCCATTCCAAGATTTGCTGTTGGCATTGTAataggaagaaatggagagatgattaaaaaaatacaaaatgatgctGGTGTTCGAATTCAGTTTAAGCCAG atgatGGAACAACACCTGATAGAATAGCACAAATAACAGGACCTCCAGACCGATGTCAACACGCTGCAGAAATTATTACAGACCTCCTTCGAAGTGTTCAG GCTGGTAATCCTGGTGGACCTGGACCTGGTGGCCGAGGAAGAGGTAGAGGTCAAGGCAACTGGAACATGGGACCACCTGGTGGACTACAggaatttaatttcattgtacCAACAGGGAAAACTGGATTAATAATAGGAAAAg gaGGTGAAACCATAAAAAGCATAAGCCAACAGTCTGGTGCAAGAATAGAACTTCAGAGAAATCCTCCACCTAATGCAGATCCtaatatgaaattatttacaaTCCGTGGCACTCCACAGCAAATAGACTATGCACGGCAACTTATAGAAGAAAAGATTGGT GGCCCAGTAAATCCTTTAGGGCCACCTGTACCCCATGGGCCCCATGGTGTCCCAGGCCCCCATGGGCCTCCTGGGCCTCCAGGGCCTGGAACTCCAATGGGACCATACAACCCTGCACCTTACAATCCAGGACCACCTGGCCCTGCTCCTCA TGGACCTCCAGCTCCTTATGCCCCCCAGGGGTGGGGAAATGCATATCCACACTGGCAGCAGCAGGCCCCTCCTGATCCAG CTAAGGCAGGAACAGATCCAAATTCAGCAGCTTGGGCTGCCTACTATGCTCACTATTATCAACAGCAAGCACAGCCACCACCTGCAGCTCCTGCCGGTGCACCAACTACAACCCAAACCAATGGACAAGGTAACTATG GAGATCAGCAGAATCCAGCTCCAGCTGGACAGGTTGATTATACTAAGGCCTGGGAAGAGTATTACAAGAAAATGG GTCAACAAGGGCAGACACAAGATTATTCAAAAGCTTGGGAGGAATATTACAAGAAGCAAG GTCAAGCGGTTCCTGCTCCTACTGGTGCTCCACCAGGTGGTCAGCCAGATTATAGTGCAGCCTGGGCTGAGTACTATAGACAACAAGCAGCCTACTATGCCCAGACAAGTCCCCAGGGAATGCCACAGCATCCTCCAGCACCTCAG TGCCTTCCCAGACCTTCCACCTTAGGTTCTGCTGCAAAAAGCAACAG
- the FUBP1 gene encoding far upstream element-binding protein 1 isoform X3, producing MADYSTVPPPSSGSAGGGGGGGGGGGVNDAFKDALQRARQIAAKIGGDAGTSLNSNDYGYGGQKRPLEDGDGSWTSPSSTTHWEGMPSPFKDQPDAKKVAPQNDSFGTQLPPMHQQQSRSVMTEEYKVPDGMVGFIIGRGGEQISRIQQESGCKIQIAPDSGGLPERSCMLTGTPESVQSAKRLLDQIVEKGRPAPGFHHGDGPGNAVQEIMIPASKAGLVIGKGGETIKQLQERAGVKMVMIQDGPQNTGADKPLRITGDPYKVQQAKEMVLELIRDQGGFREVRNEYGSRIGGNEGIDVPIPRFAVGIVIGRNGEMIKKIQNDAGVRIQFKPDDGTTPDRIAQITGPPDRCQHAAEIITDLLRSVQAGNPGGPGPGGRGRGRGQGNWNMGPPGGLQEFNFIVPTGKTGLIIGKGGETIKSISQQSGARIELQRNPPPNADPNMKLFTIRGTPQQIDYARQLIEEKIGGPVNPLGPPVPHGPHGVPGPHGPPGPPGPGTPMGPYNPAPYNPGPPGPAPHGPPAPYAPQGWGNAYPHWQQQAPPDPAKAGTDPNSAAWAAYYAHYYQQQAQPPPAAPAGAPTTTQTNGQGNYGDQQNPAPAGQVDYTKAWEEYYKKMGQQGQTQDYSKAWEEYYKKQGQAVPAPTGAPPGGQPDYSAAWAEYYRQQAAYYAQTSPQGMPQHPPAPQCLPRPSTLGSAAKSNSAEDAASTKS from the exons ATGGCAGACTACTCAACAGTGCCTCCACCTTCCTCTGGCTCAGCTGGTGGTGGAGGCGGCGGCGGTGGTGGTGGAGGAGTTAACGATGCTTTCAAAGATGCGCTGCAGAGAGCACGGCAG attgcAGCAAAAATTGGAGGTGATGCTGGTACATCACTGAATTCAAATGACTATGGTTATGGGGGACAAAAAAGACCTTTGGAAGACGGAG aTGGCTCTTGGACAAGTCCGAGCAGTACAACACACTGGGAGGGAATGCCCTCTCCTTTTAAAg ATCAACCAGATGCTAAGAAAGTTGCTCCTCAAAATGACT CTTTTGGAACACAGTTACCACCGATGCATCAGCAGCAAAG caGGTCTGTAATGACAGAAGAATACAAAGTTCCAGATGGAATGGTTGGATTTA TAATTGGCAGAGGAGGTGAACAGATCTCACGCATACAACAAGAATCTGGATGCAAAATACAGATAGCTCCTG ACAGTGGTGGCCTTCCAGAAAGGTCTTGTATGTTAACTGGAACACCTGAATCTGTCCA ATCGGCAAAACGGTTACTGGACCAGATTGTAGAAAAGGGAAGACCAGCTCCTGGCTTCCACCATGGTGATGGACCAGGAAATGCAGTTCAAGAAATCATGATTCCAGCTAGCAAAGCAGGATTAGTTATTGGAAAGGGGGGAGAAACTATTAAACAACTTCAG GAGCGGGCTGGAGTTAAAATGGTTATGATTCAAGATGGACCTCAGAACACTGGTGCTGACAAACCTCTTAGGATTACAGGAGACCCATACAAAGTTCAA CAAGCCAAGGAAATGGTGTTAGAGTTAATTCGTGATCAAGGTGGTTTCAGAGAAGTTCGAAATGAGTATGGGTCAAGAATAGGTGGAAATGAAGGGATAGAT GTCCCCATTCCAAGATTTGCTGTTGGCATTGTAataggaagaaatggagagatgattaaaaaaatacaaaatgatgctGGTGTTCGAATTCAGTTTAAGCCAG atgatGGAACAACACCTGATAGAATAGCACAAATAACAGGACCTCCAGACCGATGTCAACACGCTGCAGAAATTATTACAGACCTCCTTCGAAGTGTTCAG GCTGGTAATCCTGGTGGACCTGGACCTGGTGGCCGAGGAAGAGGTAGAGGTCAAGGCAACTGGAACATGGGACCACCTGGTGGACTACAggaatttaatttcattgtacCAACAGGGAAAACTGGATTAATAATAGGAAAAg gaGGTGAAACCATAAAAAGCATAAGCCAACAGTCTGGTGCAAGAATAGAACTTCAGAGAAATCCTCCACCTAATGCAGATCCtaatatgaaattatttacaaTCCGTGGCACTCCACAGCAAATAGACTATGCACGGCAACTTATAGAAGAAAAGATTGGT GGCCCAGTAAATCCTTTAGGGCCACCTGTACCCCATGGGCCCCATGGTGTCCCAGGCCCCCATGGGCCTCCTGGGCCTCCAGGGCCTGGAACTCCAATGGGACCATACAACCCTGCACCTTACAATCCAGGACCACCTGGCCCTGCTCCTCA TGGACCTCCAGCTCCTTATGCCCCCCAGGGGTGGGGAAATGCATATCCACACTGGCAGCAGCAGGCCCCTCCTGATCCAG CTAAGGCAGGAACAGATCCAAATTCAGCAGCTTGGGCTGCCTACTATGCTCACTATTATCAACAGCAAGCACAGCCACCACCTGCAGCTCCTGCCGGTGCACCAACTACAACCCAAACCAATGGACAAGGTAACTATG GAGATCAGCAGAATCCAGCTCCAGCTGGACAGGTTGATTATACTAAGGCCTGGGAAGAGTATTACAAGAAAATGG GTCAACAAGGGCAGACACAAGATTATTCAAAAGCTTGGGAGGAATATTACAAGAAGCAAG GTCAAGCGGTTCCTGCTCCTACTGGTGCTCCACCAGGTGGTCAGCCAGATTATAGTGCAGCCTGGGCTGAGTACTATAGACAACAAGCAGCCTACTATGCCCAGACAAGTCCCCAGGGAATGCCACAGCATCCTCCAGCACCTCAG TGCCTTCCCAGACCTTCCACCTTAGGTTCTGCTGCAAAAAGCAACAG TGCTGAAGATGCTGCAAGCACCAAATCATAG
- the FUBP1 gene encoding far upstream element-binding protein 1 isoform X10 has product MADYSTVPPPSSGSAGGGGGGGGGGGVNDAFKDALQRARQIAAKIGGDAGTSLNSNDYGYGGQKRPLEDGDQPDAKKVAPQNDSFGTQLPPMHQQQRSVMTEEYKVPDGMVGFIIGRGGEQISRIQQESGCKIQIAPDSGGLPERSCMLTGTPESVQSAKRLLDQIVEKGRPAPGFHHGDGPGNAVQEIMIPASKAGLVIGKGGETIKQLQERAGVKMVMIQDGPQNTGADKPLRITGDPYKVQQAKEMVLELIRDQGGFREVRNEYGSRIGGNEGIDVPIPRFAVGIVIGRNGEMIKKIQNDAGVRIQFKPDDGTTPDRIAQITGPPDRCQHAAEIITDLLRSVQAGNPGGPGPGGRGRGRGQGNWNMGPPGGLQEFNFIVPTGKTGLIIGKGGETIKSISQQSGARIELQRNPPPNADPNMKLFTIRGTPQQIDYARQLIEEKIGGPVNPLGPPVPHGPHGVPGPHGPPGPPGPGTPMGPYNPAPYNPGPPGPAPHGPPAPYAPQGWGNAYPHWQQQAPPDPAKAGTDPNSAAWAAYYAHYYQQQAQPPPAAPAGAPTTTQTNGQGNYGDQQNPAPAGQVDYTKAWEEYYKKMGQQGQTQDYSKAWEEYYKKQGQAVPAPTGAPPGGQPDYSAAWAEYYRQQAAYYAQTSPQGMPQHPPAPQCLPRPSTLGSAAKSNRFLFNSSFSAH; this is encoded by the exons ATGGCAGACTACTCAACAGTGCCTCCACCTTCCTCTGGCTCAGCTGGTGGTGGAGGCGGCGGCGGTGGTGGTGGAGGAGTTAACGATGCTTTCAAAGATGCGCTGCAGAGAGCACGGCAG attgcAGCAAAAATTGGAGGTGATGCTGGTACATCACTGAATTCAAATGACTATGGTTATGGGGGACAAAAAAGACCTTTGGAAGACGGAG ATCAACCAGATGCTAAGAAAGTTGCTCCTCAAAATGACT CTTTTGGAACACAGTTACCACCGATGCATCAGCAGCAAAG GTCTGTAATGACAGAAGAATACAAAGTTCCAGATGGAATGGTTGGATTTA TAATTGGCAGAGGAGGTGAACAGATCTCACGCATACAACAAGAATCTGGATGCAAAATACAGATAGCTCCTG ACAGTGGTGGCCTTCCAGAAAGGTCTTGTATGTTAACTGGAACACCTGAATCTGTCCA ATCGGCAAAACGGTTACTGGACCAGATTGTAGAAAAGGGAAGACCAGCTCCTGGCTTCCACCATGGTGATGGACCAGGAAATGCAGTTCAAGAAATCATGATTCCAGCTAGCAAAGCAGGATTAGTTATTGGAAAGGGGGGAGAAACTATTAAACAACTTCAG GAGCGGGCTGGAGTTAAAATGGTTATGATTCAAGATGGACCTCAGAACACTGGTGCTGACAAACCTCTTAGGATTACAGGAGACCCATACAAAGTTCAA CAAGCCAAGGAAATGGTGTTAGAGTTAATTCGTGATCAAGGTGGTTTCAGAGAAGTTCGAAATGAGTATGGGTCAAGAATAGGTGGAAATGAAGGGATAGAT GTCCCCATTCCAAGATTTGCTGTTGGCATTGTAataggaagaaatggagagatgattaaaaaaatacaaaatgatgctGGTGTTCGAATTCAGTTTAAGCCAG atgatGGAACAACACCTGATAGAATAGCACAAATAACAGGACCTCCAGACCGATGTCAACACGCTGCAGAAATTATTACAGACCTCCTTCGAAGTGTTCAG GCTGGTAATCCTGGTGGACCTGGACCTGGTGGCCGAGGAAGAGGTAGAGGTCAAGGCAACTGGAACATGGGACCACCTGGTGGACTACAggaatttaatttcattgtacCAACAGGGAAAACTGGATTAATAATAGGAAAAg gaGGTGAAACCATAAAAAGCATAAGCCAACAGTCTGGTGCAAGAATAGAACTTCAGAGAAATCCTCCACCTAATGCAGATCCtaatatgaaattatttacaaTCCGTGGCACTCCACAGCAAATAGACTATGCACGGCAACTTATAGAAGAAAAGATTGGT GGCCCAGTAAATCCTTTAGGGCCACCTGTACCCCATGGGCCCCATGGTGTCCCAGGCCCCCATGGGCCTCCTGGGCCTCCAGGGCCTGGAACTCCAATGGGACCATACAACCCTGCACCTTACAATCCAGGACCACCTGGCCCTGCTCCTCA TGGACCTCCAGCTCCTTATGCCCCCCAGGGGTGGGGAAATGCATATCCACACTGGCAGCAGCAGGCCCCTCCTGATCCAG CTAAGGCAGGAACAGATCCAAATTCAGCAGCTTGGGCTGCCTACTATGCTCACTATTATCAACAGCAAGCACAGCCACCACCTGCAGCTCCTGCCGGTGCACCAACTACAACCCAAACCAATGGACAAGGTAACTATG GAGATCAGCAGAATCCAGCTCCAGCTGGACAGGTTGATTATACTAAGGCCTGGGAAGAGTATTACAAGAAAATGG GTCAACAAGGGCAGACACAAGATTATTCAAAAGCTTGGGAGGAATATTACAAGAAGCAAG GTCAAGCGGTTCCTGCTCCTACTGGTGCTCCACCAGGTGGTCAGCCAGATTATAGTGCAGCCTGGGCTGAGTACTATAGACAACAAGCAGCCTACTATGCCCAGACAAGTCCCCAGGGAATGCCACAGCATCCTCCAGCACCTCAG TGCCTTCCCAGACCTTCCACCTTAGGTTCTGCTGCAAAAAGCAACAG